The window GATGGGCGAGAACGGTGCGGGCAAATCCACCCTGATGAAAATCGTGGCCGGCATCTACCAGCCGGACGCTGGTGAACTGCGCCTGCGGGGCAAGCCGGTGAAGTTCGACACACCTCTGGCAGCCCTGCAGGCCGGCATCGCGATGATCCACCAGGAACTGAACCTGATGCCCCACATGAGCATCGCTGAAAACATCTGGATCGGCCGCGAGCAGCTCAACGGCTTGCATATGGTCGATCACGGGGAAATGCACCGCTGCACCGCCAAGTTGCTGGAGCGCCTGCGTATCAACCTGGATCCTGAAGAGCAGGTGGGCAACCTGAGCATTGCCGAGCGGCAGATGGTCGAGATCGCCAAGGCGGTGTCCTACGACTCTGACATTCTGATCATGGATGAGCCGACCTCGGCCATCACCGAGACGGAGGTCGCCCATCTGTTTTCGATCATCGCCGACCTCAAGTCTCAGGGTAAGGGCATCATCTACATCACCCATAAAATGAACGAAGTGTTCGCCATCGCCGATGAAGTGGCGGTGTTTCGCGACGGCGCCTACATCGGCCTGCAACGGGCCGACAGCATGGACGGCGACAGCCTGATATCAATGATGGTCGGGCGCGAACTGAGCCAGTTGTTCCCGGAACGGGACAAACCCATCGGCGATCTGGTGCTGTCGGTGCGTGATTTGAGCCTGGAGGGCATTTTCAAGAATGTGTCCTTCGACTTGCATGCCGGAGAAATCCTGGGCATTGCCGGGCTGATGGGCTCGGGCCGGACCAACGTGGCCGAGGCGATCTTCGGCGTGACGCCCAGCACAGGCGGCGAGATCCTGCTCGACGGGCAACCGGTGCGCATCAGCGACCCGCACATGGCCATCGAGAAGGGGTTCGCGCTGTTGACCGAGGATCGCAAGCTCAGTGGCCTGTTCCCGTGCCTGTCGGTGCTGGAAAACATGGAAATGGCCGTGTTGCCCCATTACGTCGGCAACGGCTTCATCCAGCAGAAAGCCTTGCGCGCGTTGTGCGAAGACATGTGCAAGAAGTTGCGGGTCAAGACCCCGTCCCTGGAACAGTGCATCGACACCTTGTCCGGCGGCAACCAACAGAAGGCCCTGCTGGCCCGATGGCTGATGACCAACCCACGCATCCTGATCCTCGACGAGCCGACCCG is drawn from Pseudomonas rhizophila and contains these coding sequences:
- a CDS encoding sugar ABC transporter ATP-binding protein, with amino-acid sequence MFASATASSAPAMTFRPDVMPDEPYLLEVVNVSKGFPGVVALSDVQLRVRPGSVLALMGENGAGKSTLMKIVAGIYQPDAGELRLRGKPVKFDTPLAALQAGIAMIHQELNLMPHMSIAENIWIGREQLNGLHMVDHGEMHRCTAKLLERLRINLDPEEQVGNLSIAERQMVEIAKAVSYDSDILIMDEPTSAITETEVAHLFSIIADLKSQGKGIIYITHKMNEVFAIADEVAVFRDGAYIGLQRADSMDGDSLISMMVGRELSQLFPERDKPIGDLVLSVRDLSLEGIFKNVSFDLHAGEILGIAGLMGSGRTNVAEAIFGVTPSTGGEILLDGQPVRISDPHMAIEKGFALLTEDRKLSGLFPCLSVLENMEMAVLPHYVGNGFIQQKALRALCEDMCKKLRVKTPSLEQCIDTLSGGNQQKALLARWLMTNPRILILDEPTRGIDVGAKAEIYRLISYLASEGMAVIMISSELPEVLGMSDRVMVMHEGDLMGTLDRSEATQERVMQLASGLS